In Rhodanobacteraceae bacterium, a single genomic region encodes these proteins:
- a CDS encoding trypsin-like peptidase domain-containing protein has protein sequence MRLSKLFLALLFSGAASAATPPAGLDLPPVPQTAVLRFDALDRAKIDLEDLRAQDRPAPFRYALAHPVDSVKLGAEGNVGGHWSQLPDGRWLWRLPIRADAAVSVDVYFKRWRLPQGAELWFSDAKRSVVHGPYTDAHNPREGGLALPLVPGADALVELVLPADKRALLALELGHVSHGYRTAADAVKSGSCNIDTICTEGDAWREQIRSVGRYTFSSGGSSFLCTGQLVNRGNGDRDPLFLTANHCLATAAEASTLVVYWKYESPTCRVVNTGANGSSLPLSLATASQSGASLVATYAPSDMTLLRLSQAPPAAADAYWSGWDRRNAAPSSAVAIHHPQGHEKRISFENDPLTISDYEPTPGGNATTHLKVFDWDAGTTEGGSSGSGIWNADKRLVGTLHGGFAACGNNDADYYGRLFTSWAGGGSAGSRLSDHLDPAAANLETLDGRGTCDAPVVTLATSADPVAAGSDLTYTATATGGSGGYRYAWDIDGDGVYDKQDATANTLVARYNRETQFNASVRVSDSSGCTTTAQRAVSVIGHRIRLASSLGQPAEVCGDGDATIEPGERWRLTADLTNAGQRASGAEALSLFTKSTSDSVSSAPSDSFGYRVTDSTLGAQCGYQFIDITNQVPALQLTAASSVSADDDGRTGVLDLAAVNGSFNFYGQTVSQLVMSTNGYIGTSAATTGGDFQNRCDGNFANDDNGSRLAVLHDDLVAGSLRWASYAQCPRPSEVSPANQRCLVFQWNDMGLYSGSGATPTGDFDFQAVVYPQTWQIVYQYRNQIPGNGDGATVGIADPSASGRRLNASCDQPEVSAPRAVCFYHPQNLPPASADLGKLRMENPLIAVGALAPGATQQVSTFFAIDPTTSCGSRYRIGLAGSVDDQSGNFLNSTREFLVGADGNCNVSSNCAVSVPPNVNLRPGAFFNPRRPGNGLVSHVVPVQGQLPVFFAAWYTGAADRTPIWYIVQGRVQDNQVVAPILRVTRDTSATGFSVQREAVGNATVQFVSAEKIVFNYFLDSTLEGGTEILSHGFQGLVAASPNRTGTWFYALEDGWGQTYDSYVTGGVARDFITTYLYDAAGQPRWVLTDGLASDTAALPTKSFRVHCPSCGWFDFFDSEQSAGTMRRSWVAPNSGTLSTGFTLPAPMSGNWNRTEIPISILTPVQPGAE, from the coding sequence ATGCGTCTGTCGAAGCTGTTCCTCGCCCTGCTCTTCAGTGGTGCCGCCTCCGCGGCGACGCCGCCGGCCGGGCTCGATCTGCCGCCGGTGCCGCAGACCGCGGTGCTGCGCTTCGATGCGCTCGACCGCGCCAAGATCGATCTCGAGGACTTGCGCGCGCAGGACCGTCCGGCGCCATTCCGTTACGCGCTGGCGCATCCGGTGGACTCGGTGAAGCTCGGCGCAGAGGGCAATGTGGGTGGCCACTGGAGCCAGCTGCCCGATGGACGCTGGCTGTGGCGCCTGCCGATCCGCGCCGACGCCGCGGTCAGCGTCGACGTCTACTTCAAGCGCTGGCGCCTGCCGCAAGGCGCCGAACTCTGGTTCAGCGACGCCAAGCGCAGCGTGGTGCACGGGCCCTACACCGACGCCCACAATCCGCGCGAGGGCGGCCTCGCGCTGCCGCTGGTACCGGGCGCCGACGCGTTGGTCGAACTGGTGCTGCCGGCCGACAAGCGCGCGTTGCTGGCGCTGGAGCTCGGCCATGTCAGTCATGGCTACCGCACCGCTGCGGACGCGGTGAAATCCGGCAGCTGCAACATCGACACCATCTGCACCGAGGGCGATGCCTGGCGCGAGCAGATCCGCTCGGTGGGGCGTTACACCTTCAGCAGCGGCGGCAGCAGCTTCCTGTGCACCGGGCAGCTGGTGAACCGCGGCAATGGCGACCGCGATCCCCTGTTCCTCACGGCCAACCACTGCCTCGCCACCGCGGCGGAGGCGTCCACCCTGGTGGTGTACTGGAAATACGAAAGTCCCACCTGCCGTGTCGTCAACACCGGCGCCAACGGCAGCTCGCTGCCGCTCTCGCTGGCGACTGCCTCGCAAAGCGGCGCCAGCCTGGTGGCAACCTATGCGCCCTCGGACATGACCTTGTTGCGGCTCAGCCAGGCACCGCCGGCAGCAGCCGACGCCTACTGGTCCGGCTGGGACCGGCGCAATGCCGCGCCGTCCTCGGCAGTGGCGATCCACCACCCGCAGGGGCACGAGAAGCGCATCAGTTTCGAGAACGATCCGCTGACCATCAGCGATTACGAGCCGACCCCCGGCGGCAATGCCACGACCCACCTGAAAGTGTTCGACTGGGATGCCGGCACCACTGAGGGCGGCTCGTCGGGCAGCGGCATCTGGAACGCGGACAAGCGCCTGGTCGGCACCCTGCATGGCGGCTTCGCTGCCTGCGGCAACAACGACGCCGATTACTACGGCCGGCTGTTCACCTCGTGGGCCGGCGGCGGCAGCGCCGGCTCGCGCCTGTCCGACCACCTGGACCCGGCGGCGGCGAACCTGGAAACCCTGGATGGCCGGGGAACCTGCGATGCGCCCGTCGTCACCCTTGCCACCAGCGCCGACCCGGTGGCGGCCGGGAGTGACCTGACCTATACCGCGACCGCCACCGGCGGCAGCGGCGGCTATCGCTATGCCTGGGATATCGACGGTGATGGCGTCTACGACAAGCAGGACGCCACCGCGAACACCCTGGTGGCGCGCTACAACCGCGAGACCCAGTTCAATGCCAGCGTGCGCGTCAGCGACAGCAGCGGCTGCACCACCACTGCGCAGCGCGCCGTGAGCGTGATCGGGCACCGCATCCGCCTGGCGTCCTCGCTCGGCCAGCCAGCCGAAGTCTGCGGTGATGGCGATGCCACCATCGAGCCAGGCGAGCGCTGGCGCCTGACGGCGGACCTGACCAATGCCGGTCAGCGCGCCAGCGGTGCCGAGGCGCTGTCGCTGTTCACCAAGAGCACCAGCGACAGCGTGTCCAGCGCGCCCAGCGATAGCTTCGGCTATCGCGTGACCGACAGCACCCTCGGTGCGCAGTGCGGATACCAGTTCATCGACATCACCAACCAGGTGCCGGCGCTGCAACTGACGGCGGCCAGCAGCGTGTCCGCCGATGACGATGGCCGCACCGGCGTGCTCGACCTCGCCGCTGTCAATGGCAGTTTCAACTTCTACGGCCAGACCGTGTCGCAGCTGGTCATGAGCACCAATGGCTATATCGGCACCTCGGCGGCGACCACCGGTGGCGATTTCCAGAACCGCTGCGATGGCAACTTCGCCAATGACGACAACGGCAGTCGCCTCGCTGTTCTGCACGATGACCTGGTCGCCGGCAGCCTGCGCTGGGCCAGCTACGCGCAGTGCCCGCGGCCGTCGGAGGTGTCCCCGGCCAACCAGCGCTGCCTGGTATTCCAGTGGAACGACATGGGCCTTTACTCCGGCAGCGGCGCCACGCCGACCGGCGACTTCGACTTTCAGGCGGTGGTGTATCCGCAGACCTGGCAGATCGTCTACCAGTACCGCAACCAGATTCCCGGAAATGGCGACGGCGCCACCGTGGGTATCGCCGATCCATCCGCCAGTGGCCGGCGGCTGAACGCGAGCTGCGACCAGCCCGAGGTCAGCGCGCCACGCGCGGTGTGCTTCTACCATCCGCAAAACCTGCCACCGGCCTCCGCCGACCTCGGCAAGCTGCGGATGGAGAACCCGCTGATCGCGGTTGGCGCGCTGGCGCCGGGTGCGACCCAGCAGGTCTCGACCTTCTTCGCCATCGACCCCACCACCAGCTGCGGCAGCCGCTACCGCATTGGCCTGGCCGGCAGCGTGGACGACCAGTCCGGCAATTTCCTCAACAGCACGCGAGAATTCCTGGTCGGCGCCGACGGCAATTGCAATGTCAGCAGCAACTGCGCCGTCAGCGTGCCGCCGAACGTCAACCTGCGCCCGGGCGCCTTCTTCAATCCGCGCCGCCCCGGCAACGGCCTGGTCTCGCACGTGGTCCCAGTGCAAGGCCAGCTGCCGGTGTTCTTCGCCGCCTGGTACACCGGTGCGGCCGATCGCACGCCGATCTGGTACATCGTGCAGGGCCGGGTGCAGGACAACCAGGTGGTGGCGCCGATCCTGCGCGTCACCCGCGACACCTCGGCCACGGGTTTCAGCGTCCAGCGCGAGGCCGTCGGCAACGCCACGGTGCAGTTCGTCTCGGCCGAGAAGATCGTCTTCAACTATTTCCTCGACAGCACCCTGGAAGGCGGCACCGAGATCCTCAGCCACGGTTTCCAGGGTCTCGTTGCGGCCTCGCCGAATCGTACCGGCACCTGGTTCTACGCACTGGAGGACGGCTGGGGCCAGACCTACGACAGCTACGTCACCGGCGGTGTCGCGCGCGACTTCATCACCACCTACCTGTACGACGCGGCGGGCCAGCCGCGCTGGGTGTTGACCGACGGTCTCGCCAGCGACACCGCGGCGTTGCCGACCAAGTCCTTCCGCGTGCATTGCCCCAGCTGCGGATGGTTCGACTTCTTCGACTCCGAGCAGTCTGCCGGGACCATGCGCCGCAGTTGGGTGGCGCCCAACTCCGGCACCCTCAGCACCGGCTTCACACTGCCGGCGCCGATGAGCGGCAACTGGAACCGTACCGAAATCCCGATCTCGATCCTGACGCCGGTACAGCCAGGAGCGGAGTGA
- a CDS encoding histidine phosphatase family protein, producing MGSEELILVRHAHAERDAASGRDVDRPLSTLGFSQAQAAAGWMRERQMRPAKVLCSPSLRTRQTLSALQMQQPDLELIDEPGIYEATPGELITLIDRHRPASPLVVVGHNPGLETLVTLLADGRSTDGRGMPTGAIARLRLRSSGPLEPGCAELVEFWWP from the coding sequence ATGGGCAGTGAGGAATTGATCCTGGTGCGACACGCGCACGCGGAGCGCGACGCGGCCAGCGGACGCGATGTAGACCGGCCGCTGTCCACGCTCGGGTTCTCCCAGGCGCAGGCGGCCGCAGGCTGGATGAGGGAGCGCCAGATGCGCCCGGCGAAGGTGCTTTGCTCACCCTCGTTGCGCACGCGCCAGACCCTGTCTGCGCTGCAGATGCAGCAACCCGACCTTGAGTTGATCGACGAGCCCGGCATCTACGAAGCGACGCCTGGCGAATTGATTACCCTGATCGACCGCCATCGTCCGGCTTCGCCGCTGGTCGTCGTGGGTCACAATCCTGGGCTCGAGACGCTGGTGACGTTGCTCGCAGATGGCCGCAGCACCGACGGCCGCGGCATGCCGACCGGCGCGATCGCGCGTTTGCGCCTGCGCAGCAGTGGGCCGTTGGAGCCAGGTTGCGCCGAGCTCGTCGAGTTCTGGTGGCCATAG
- a CDS encoding YceI family protein, with product MPRLLLWLCGAAICANGWSAEIVDGGLVPPALLQLDRAHTRVEFEIVALWLLRRHGEFADVDGRIDIDPEAGSAVISVRIRAASVRMQDPEHVRLLLSPEFFDADRHPWIEFRSDPFAIDGGRHGALPGDLSLRGTTRRVRFDLDRGLCDLRLPSACTVVVAGNLQRSRFGMTGYRRTLADRVHLKIAARVVPTP from the coding sequence ATGCCGCGCCTCCTGCTCTGGTTGTGTGGGGCGGCGATCTGCGCCAACGGATGGTCCGCGGAAATCGTTGACGGCGGCCTAGTTCCTCCGGCCCTGCTGCAACTGGATCGCGCCCATACCCGGGTCGAATTCGAGATTGTGGCGCTGTGGCTGCTGCGGCGGCATGGTGAGTTCGCCGATGTCGATGGCCGCATCGACATCGACCCGGAGGCGGGCAGCGCGGTGATCAGCGTGCGTATTCGCGCCGCCAGTGTGCGCATGCAGGATCCAGAGCATGTGCGCCTGCTGCTCTCGCCCGAATTCTTCGACGCGGATCGACATCCGTGGATCGAATTCCGTTCCGATCCTTTCGCGATCGACGGCGGTCGGCACGGTGCGTTACCGGGCGACCTGAGCTTGCGCGGGACCACCCGGCGCGTGCGCTTCGACCTTGATCGCGGACTCTGCGATTTGCGCCTGCCATCGGCGTGCACGGTGGTCGTGGCTGGCAACCTGCAGCGCTCGCGCTTCGGCATGACCGGGTATCGGCGCACCCTGGCGGACCGGGTGCACCTGAAGATCGCTGCGCGGGTCGTTCCCACGCCGTGA
- a CDS encoding methionyl-tRNA formyltransferase encodes MTLRVVFAGTPDFAVPCLDAVLASGAECVAVYTQPDRPAGRGRQLQASPVKQRARAAGIPVEQPETVKDAAVQAHLADYRPDLMIVVAYGLILPRAVLAIPPHGCWNVHASLLPRWRGAAPIQRAILAGDTETGVDLMQMEAGLDTGPVLLERRTPIHPDDNAQRLHDRLAALGAEVLAEGLARLQAGQSLVPHPQPADGITYAHKLDKAEALLDWREPAAVLDRKIRAFNPWPVAEADIGGERVRIHAAEPVDAQGEPGQPVRASRSRLAIACGEGALAILKLQRAGGRVIDAADYVNGRPELKR; translated from the coding sequence ATGACCCTGCGCGTGGTATTCGCCGGCACGCCGGACTTCGCCGTGCCCTGCCTCGACGCCGTGCTGGCCTCGGGTGCGGAGTGCGTCGCGGTCTACACCCAGCCGGACCGCCCGGCCGGACGCGGGCGCCAGTTGCAGGCCAGCCCGGTCAAGCAGCGCGCGCGCGCCGCCGGGATCCCGGTGGAGCAGCCGGAAACCGTGAAGGACGCCGCGGTCCAGGCGCACCTGGCGGACTACCGCCCGGACCTGATGATCGTGGTCGCCTACGGCCTGATCCTGCCGCGCGCGGTGCTGGCGATTCCGCCGCACGGCTGCTGGAATGTGCACGCCAGCCTGCTGCCGCGCTGGCGCGGCGCGGCGCCGATCCAGCGCGCGATCCTGGCCGGGGACACCGAGACCGGCGTCGACCTGATGCAGATGGAAGCCGGCCTCGACACCGGCCCGGTACTGCTGGAGCGGCGCACACCGATCCACCCCGACGACAACGCGCAGCGCCTGCACGACCGCCTCGCGGCGCTCGGCGCCGAGGTGCTCGCGGAGGGTCTGGCGCGGCTGCAGGCGGGTCAGTCGCTGGTGCCGCACCCGCAGCCCGCCGATGGCATCACCTACGCCCACAAGCTGGACAAGGCCGAAGCCTTGCTCGACTGGCGCGAGCCGGCCGCGGTGCTCGACCGCAAGATCCGCGCGTTCAACCCCTGGCCGGTCGCGGAGGCCGACATCGGCGGCGAGCGGGTGCGTATCCACGCCGCCGAACCGGTCGATGCCCAAGGCGAGCCCGGACAGCCAGTGCGCGCCTCGCGCAGCCGCCTGGCGATCGCGTGTGGCGAGGGCGCACTCGCCATCCTCAAGCTGCAGCGCGCCGGCGGGCGGGTCATCGACGCGGCGGACTATGTCAACGGCCGGCCGGAACTGAAGCGCTGA
- a CDS encoding peptide deformylase: MALLPILEFPDPRLRTVAKPVETFDADLQKRIDDMFETMYAAPGVGLAATQIDWHRQLIVIDVSEEKDRPLVLINPRIVESEGSQSCQEGCLSVPTVFADVTRAERVVVEFLDRHAQTQRVDASGLLAICIQHEMDHLAGKVFVDYLSPLKKQMVQRKLDKRRRQQSAA; this comes from the coding sequence ATGGCCCTGCTCCCCATCCTCGAGTTCCCCGATCCCCGCTTGCGCACCGTCGCCAAGCCGGTGGAGACCTTCGACGCCGATCTGCAGAAGCGGATCGACGACATGTTCGAAACCATGTACGCGGCGCCGGGCGTCGGTCTCGCAGCGACCCAGATCGACTGGCATCGCCAGCTGATCGTGATCGACGTCAGCGAGGAAAAGGACCGTCCATTGGTGCTGATCAATCCGCGCATCGTCGAGAGCGAGGGCAGCCAGTCCTGCCAGGAAGGTTGCCTGTCGGTGCCGACGGTGTTCGCCGACGTGACCCGCGCCGAGCGTGTGGTGGTGGAATTCCTCGACCGCCACGCGCAGACCCAGCGTGTCGACGCCAGCGGCTTGCTGGCGATCTGTATCCAGCACGAGATGGACCACCTGGCCGGCAAGGTCTTCGTGGATTACCTGTCGCCGCTCAAGAAGCAGATGGTGCAGCGCAAGCTGGACAAGCGCCGCCGCCAGCAATCCGCCGCCTGA
- a CDS encoding BlaI/MecI/CopY family transcriptional regulator, which produces MWERGPCSVRDIHEALQTAERQTAYTTTLKLLQVMHAKGLVIRDESQRAHRFAATVSREATERAFVGALISKLFDGSATRLVMQALGNDPRANESELAEIRRLLYKIEQERV; this is translated from the coding sequence ATGTGGGAACGTGGCCCGTGCAGCGTGCGCGACATCCACGAGGCGCTGCAGACGGCGGAACGCCAGACGGCCTACACCACGACCCTCAAACTGCTGCAGGTGATGCACGCCAAGGGGCTGGTCATCCGCGACGAATCCCAGCGCGCGCACCGCTTCGCCGCGACCGTGTCACGCGAAGCGACCGAACGCGCCTTCGTCGGCGCGTTGATCTCCAAGCTATTCGATGGCTCAGCCACCCGGCTGGTCATGCAAGCGCTCGGCAACGACCCACGCGCCAACGAAAGCGAACTGGCCGAGATCCGCCGGCTGCTGTACAAGATCGAACAGGAACGCGTGTGA
- a CDS encoding LysM peptidoglycan-binding domain-containing protein gives MAAMLKKALSVVAALLFSASVAATGPEVRTDHPDTYTVKKGDTLWDISGLFLKNPWYWPEIWQANPQIANPHLIYPGDVISLVYIDGKPRLMVNGEPPASEPADVGPKVRDEGETEAIPPLPLASIRSFLARPRVLSEDEYQSAPYVAAVEENRVVGADEQLVYARRFDGDLAMGQKYTVVRPTVVYTDVPAGWFWQKDKRKVERMSWSTSDQWHWSLREWVSERGAEKLGYEVMEIGTATVSRLGDPATLYVTYTDMEIRKGDLLLPVEESPFPLNFYPRAPANADIGARVIGVAGTFDYAGPNDVIVLSRGAQDGVEVGEVYSIYQPGETVQDEVAYPQGTLRALVNPRDKKVTLPDEFIGHVMIFRSFDRISYGLVVNGVRPVFLGARLDAPTQL, from the coding sequence ATGGCTGCCATGCTTAAAAAAGCACTTTCAGTTGTTGCCGCACTGCTGTTCTCCGCTTCGGTTGCTGCAACCGGCCCGGAAGTTCGTACTGACCATCCCGACACCTATACGGTGAAGAAGGGCGATACGCTGTGGGACATTTCAGGCTTGTTCCTGAAAAACCCTTGGTATTGGCCGGAAATCTGGCAGGCCAATCCGCAGATCGCCAATCCGCACCTGATCTATCCGGGTGATGTGATCAGCCTGGTCTACATTGACGGCAAGCCACGACTGATGGTCAATGGCGAGCCCCCCGCGAGCGAACCCGCGGATGTCGGGCCGAAGGTGCGCGACGAGGGCGAGACCGAGGCGATCCCGCCTTTGCCCCTGGCGTCGATCCGCAGCTTCCTGGCGCGCCCGCGGGTGCTGAGCGAGGACGAGTACCAGTCCGCGCCATACGTCGCCGCGGTCGAGGAGAATCGGGTAGTTGGTGCCGACGAGCAGTTGGTCTACGCGCGCCGCTTCGATGGCGACCTGGCGATGGGCCAGAAGTACACCGTGGTGCGCCCGACGGTGGTCTATACCGACGTCCCCGCCGGCTGGTTCTGGCAGAAGGACAAGCGCAAGGTGGAGCGCATGTCCTGGAGCACGTCCGACCAATGGCACTGGAGCCTGCGCGAATGGGTCTCCGAGCGCGGCGCAGAGAAGCTGGGTTATGAGGTCATGGAAATCGGCACCGCCACGGTGTCCCGCCTTGGCGATCCGGCTACCCTGTACGTGACGTACACCGACATGGAGATCCGGAAGGGCGATTTGCTGTTGCCGGTGGAAGAGTCGCCATTCCCGCTGAATTTCTACCCGCGTGCACCCGCCAATGCCGACATCGGCGCGCGTGTCATTGGCGTCGCCGGCACCTTCGACTATGCGGGCCCCAACGATGTCATCGTCCTGTCGCGCGGTGCGCAGGATGGCGTCGAGGTGGGCGAGGTCTATTCGATCTACCAGCCGGGCGAAACCGTCCAGGACGAGGTGGCCTACCCGCAGGGCACCTTGCGCGCACTGGTCAATCCGCGCGACAAGAAAGTCACGCTACCCGACGAGTTCATCGGGCACGTGATGATCTTCCGTTCCTTTGACCGCATCAGCTACGGCCTTGTGGTCAACGGCGTCAGGCCAGTGTTCCTCGGCGCCCGACTGGACGCACCAACGCAGCTCTGA
- the dprA gene encoding DNA-protecting protein DprA, whose product MGGVVVSGGADARIRRSTQWPEDSVPDTRLDWLTLHRACATGAAQAWRALTAVSGDIVLAVQRMAVDALGAQAVARARDEAMLDLQWLTANDVALLTCSDERYPPLLRGIPGAPLLLFVRGDVDALWLPQLAVVGSRQGTAGGLATARDFAATLASRGFAVTSGLAAGIDAAAHQGALDAGGQTIAVLGTGLDRIYPARHVALARRIVEHGALVSEFPPRTPARRENFPRRNRIISGLSLGTLVVEASLGSGSLITARVASEQGREVFAIPGSIHNPLAKGCHQLIRDGAKLVETAQEVVDELAPMLGQLRAALPADPVSESPVPARMRVGALSQDADYRRLHAALGYDPVGIDALAERTGLTVPALSSMLLRMELEGEVVANPGGTYSRCAG is encoded by the coding sequence ATGGGCGGCGTCGTCGTTTCGGGCGGTGCAGATGCGAGAATCCGCCGCTCCACCCAATGGCCCGAGGATTCCGTGCCTGACACCCGGCTCGACTGGCTGACCCTGCACCGCGCCTGCGCGACCGGCGCCGCGCAAGCCTGGCGGGCACTGACCGCGGTCAGCGGCGACATCGTGCTGGCCGTGCAGCGGATGGCGGTCGACGCGCTGGGGGCACAGGCGGTGGCGCGAGCGCGGGACGAGGCCATGCTCGACCTGCAATGGCTCACGGCCAACGATGTCGCGCTGCTGACCTGCTCCGACGAGCGCTATCCGCCATTGTTGCGCGGTATCCCGGGGGCCCCGCTGCTGCTGTTCGTGCGCGGTGACGTCGATGCGCTATGGCTGCCCCAGCTGGCGGTGGTCGGCAGCCGCCAAGGCACCGCGGGTGGCCTCGCCACCGCGCGCGATTTTGCGGCGACCTTGGCCAGTCGCGGCTTCGCGGTGACCAGCGGGCTCGCCGCCGGTATCGACGCAGCCGCGCACCAGGGTGCGCTGGATGCCGGCGGCCAGACCATCGCGGTGCTCGGTACCGGACTGGACCGCATCTATCCGGCTCGGCATGTCGCGCTGGCGCGGCGGATCGTGGAACACGGCGCGCTGGTCAGCGAGTTTCCGCCGCGCACGCCCGCCAGGCGCGAGAACTTTCCGCGGCGCAACCGCATCATCAGTGGCCTGTCGCTGGGTACCCTGGTGGTCGAGGCCAGCCTCGGCAGCGGTTCGCTGATCACCGCGCGAGTGGCCAGTGAGCAGGGCCGGGAGGTGTTCGCGATCCCCGGCTCGATCCACAACCCGTTGGCCAAGGGCTGCCACCAGCTGATCCGCGATGGCGCCAAGCTGGTCGAGACCGCGCAGGAAGTGGTCGACGAACTGGCGCCGATGCTCGGCCAGTTGCGCGCCGCCCTGCCTGCCGATCCGGTGAGCGAATCGCCCGTGCCCGCCAGGATGCGCGTGGGTGCGCTGTCGCAAGACGCGGACTATCGCCGCCTGCACGCGGCCCTGGGCTACGACCCGGTGGGCATCGATGCGCTCGCCGAGCGCACTGGATTGACCGTCCCTGCCCTTTCCAGCATGCTGCTGCGCATGGAGTTGGAGGGGGAAGTGGTCGCGAATCCCGGCGGTACCTACAGCCGCTGCGCCGGATGA
- a CDS encoding DUF494 domain-containing protein: MKENILDVLLYLFENLMIEDPEADQDRDSLQSSLLEVGFSPQEISKAFDWLDELAELRPACDPQTLDAGGPIRVLAPQELERLDVEAQGFLMFLEQQGVLSPAQRELVLDRVIALDVGEVDEHELKWIILMVLFNQPDQEAAYSWLENLMFDQDEMVN; the protein is encoded by the coding sequence ATGAAAGAGAACATTCTGGACGTGCTGCTGTATCTCTTCGAAAACCTCATGATCGAGGATCCTGAAGCCGACCAGGATCGCGACTCGCTGCAGAGCTCACTGCTCGAAGTCGGTTTCTCCCCGCAGGAAATCAGCAAGGCCTTCGACTGGCTGGACGAACTCGCCGAGTTGCGTCCGGCCTGCGATCCGCAGACCCTCGACGCCGGCGGTCCGATCCGCGTGCTTGCCCCGCAGGAGCTGGAACGGCTGGACGTCGAGGCGCAGGGCTTTCTGATGTTCCTGGAACAGCAGGGCGTGCTCTCACCCGCCCAGCGCGAGCTGGTCCTCGACCGCGTCATCGCGCTCGATGTCGGTGAAGTCGACGAACACGAGCTGAAATGGATCATCCTGATGGTGCTGTTCAACCAGCCTGACCAGGAAGCCGCCTATTCCTGGCTGGAAAACCTGATGTTCGACCAGGACGAGATGGTCAACTAG
- the bioC gene encoding malonyl-ACP O-methyltransferase BioC: MPLDRSRVAQAFSRAAGDYEQTAVLQRLVGDELLSRLAVAATEPARVLDIGAGSGRLSGLLKKRWPKAEVVAVDLALGMLREARRHIGWFRPFRRVAGDAQALPFADASVDLVVSNLCLQWCDLKAAVHEFRRVLRPAGWLLFTSFGPDTLKELREAWRAADERPHVHVFLDMHDVGDAVLAQGFVDPMFDVERYTLTYPDARALMRELKTIGAGNALGERRRGLTGRAAFARMLDAYEAFRSDGRLPASYEVIFGQAQAPQAGAPLRGPRGDLASFSVEAMRARLRHR, from the coding sequence ATGCCGCTGGACCGCTCCCGTGTTGCCCAGGCCTTCTCGCGCGCTGCGGGCGACTATGAGCAGACCGCCGTGCTGCAACGACTGGTCGGCGACGAACTGTTGTCACGGCTGGCAGTGGCGGCGACCGAACCCGCCCGCGTGCTCGACATCGGCGCCGGCAGCGGCCGGTTGAGCGGGCTGCTCAAGAAGCGCTGGCCCAAGGCCGAGGTGGTTGCGGTCGACCTGGCACTCGGGATGCTGCGCGAGGCGCGCCGGCACATCGGCTGGTTCCGGCCATTCCGCCGGGTGGCCGGTGACGCGCAGGCGCTGCCCTTTGCCGACGCCTCGGTGGATCTGGTGGTCTCCAACCTGTGCCTGCAGTGGTGCGATCTGAAGGCTGCAGTCCACGAATTCCGGCGCGTGCTCCGGCCGGCCGGGTGGCTGCTGTTCACCAGCTTCGGCCCGGACACATTGAAGGAATTGCGCGAAGCCTGGCGCGCGGCCGACGAGCGCCCGCATGTGCATGTGTTCCTCGACATGCACGATGTCGGCGACGCCGTGCTCGCGCAGGGCTTCGTCGACCCGATGTTCGATGTCGAGCGTTACACCCTGACCTATCCCGACGCGCGCGCCCTGATGCGCGAGCTGAAGACCATCGGTGCCGGCAATGCACTCGGCGAGCGCAGGCGCGGTTTGACCGGCCGTGCGGCATTCGCGCGAATGCTGGATGCTTACGAGGCCTTCCGCAGCGACGGCCGCCTGCCGGCAAGCTACGAGGTGATCTTCGGCCAGGCGCAGGCGCCGCAGGCGGGCGCGCCCCTGCGGGGGCCACGCGGCGACCTGGCGAGTTTCAGCGTCGAAGCGATGCGCGCGCGGCTACGCCATCGGTGA